One Nitrosopumilus piranensis genomic region harbors:
- a CDS encoding DUF1059 domain-containing protein: MVSIRCDDCGFDCDYSVSGDLEQVVFAYWNHMANEHGIEYSPETLGRYVKKKIPQSVHAS, translated from the coding sequence ATGGTTTCCATAAGATGTGATGATTGTGGCTTTGATTGTGACTACTCAGTAAGTGGTGACTTGGAACAAGTTGTTTTTGCCTATTGGAATCATATGGCTAATGAGCATGGAATAGAATATTCTCCTGAAACCCTAGGACGCTATGTTAAGAAGAAAATTCCTCAATCCGTACATGCTAGTTGA
- a CDS encoding bifunctional nuclease family protein produces the protein MDINQAQEPDYDSVKIDYVGFVDPYAVEGMVVLKADNGKEFHMRAFSGEVAKHISSFGDDKGGEPVPSIYKMIEDICEENELVLVKVKIYESGEVLRANLYFTGKKDLVLRNYRASDAMALAAYYNIPILVRKNLLKESLEA, from the coding sequence ATGGATATCAATCAAGCACAAGAGCCTGATTACGACTCTGTAAAAATTGATTATGTTGGATTTGTTGACCCTTACGCAGTTGAAGGCATGGTTGTTCTAAAAGCTGATAATGGTAAAGAATTTCACATGAGAGCATTTTCTGGCGAAGTCGCAAAACATATCTCAAGTTTTGGTGATGATAAGGGCGGCGAACCTGTACCTTCAATTTACAAAATGATAGAGGATATTTGTGAAGAAAATGAACTTGTTCTAGTCAAAGTCAAAATCTATGAAAGTGGTGAAGTTCTTAGAGCTAATCTGTATTTTACAGGTAAAAAAGACCTTGTGTTAAGAAATTATCGTGCATCAGACGCAATGGCACTTGCAGCATATTACAATATTCCAATTCTTGTTAGAAAAAACCTACTAAAGGAAAGTTTGGAAGCATAA
- a CDS encoding O-methyltransferase, with the protein MLAITKETGELLNMIIRLKNVKNALEVGMSVGYSTIWCAEAIIENGGKIITIEQNPEKIKRAKENFQNANVSDIITIQEGFAMEILRSFRLQKKYQNFFDFVLIDADKENVIEYFDMILPLVSIGGVIVTDNMLYPEKYQEDMKKYSQHIQSNQNVRTITSPIGNGEEITIKLK; encoded by the coding sequence ATGTTAGCAATAACAAAAGAGACAGGTGAGCTTCTCAATATGATAATTCGATTAAAAAATGTAAAGAACGCTTTAGAGGTTGGGATGTCCGTCGGATATTCCACAATATGGTGTGCAGAGGCAATTATTGAAAATGGTGGAAAAATCATCACCATAGAACAAAACCCAGAAAAAATCAAAAGGGCAAAAGAAAATTTTCAAAATGCAAATGTTTCAGACATTATAACAATTCAAGAGGGATTTGCAATGGAAATACTAAGAAGTTTTAGATTACAAAAAAAATATCAGAACTTTTTTGATTTTGTATTAATTGATGCAGATAAGGAAAATGTAATAGAATATTTTGACATGATTTTGCCATTAGTATCAATTGGGGGGGTTATTGTCACTGATAATATGTTATATCCTGAAAAATATCAAGAAGATATGAAAAAATATTCACAACACATACAATCAAACCAAAATGTTAGAACAATAACATCACCCATAGGAAATGGCGAGGAGATTACAATAAAATTAAAGTGA
- a CDS encoding DegT/DnrJ/EryC1/StrS family aminotransferase — MFVRFHKIPIYNIKSKLTNTDWASKHVLSLPIHPNVSTKNIEYIAKTVRDLVHE; from the coding sequence ATTTTCGTTAGATTCCATAAAATCCCTATTTACAACATAAAATCAAAATTAACAAATACTGATTGGGCATCAAAACACGTTTTGTCATTACCTATTCATCCAAATGTATCTACCAAAAACATTGAATATATTGCAAAAACTGTGCGTGATTTAGTACATGAATAG
- a CDS encoding AAA family ATPase, with translation MRLIKFRIFRYRSIEDSGEIPVDEKITTFVGINESGKTNALRALRKLNNKADTKFNRLTEQPVWHFRNFDENEIFITATFSIEKAERDEIKEIDENYGNLQEISFSRKKNMDLICHFEENDQLAIPYSKFNVEYIQPIKSIIEGINVTTFENGEALVNNVLSSIEQIGEGLEDDLNVRKQSILDQIKTKIDAVTPHLDAISPHHDNSEIETILKKIEDDVKPDNGEEVKNFLISKLPRFIYFENIGVLDSRINLQTLVDDIKTGDLTEQELTAKTLLDLANLDAIELLKLSSEEKKSQPRIIQDKDTLSQLCNQASLSLSREMDDIWNQNEHDVQIEVNGNFLRLWVTNRQDRLRLQLEERSRGYQWYFSFYVVFNVESEGRHKDSILLLDEPALFLHALGQEDFLTKALPQLSQKNQIIYTTHSPFLLDLTKPFSIHTVTLDKESSRRESHISKEHWATDRDALFPLQSAVGYHLAQSMFIGKNSMIVEGLTDFWLLSSASAVFEANGKAGFNKNFVFSPAGGGTKTIILAKTYVSQELNVGVLLDSDNEGKITKEKLVREQILKSNKILTLGDVLEKQGVTMSLEDIFPEDYYLKFVKQAYKDVIGEKEIKLESDNPMMVKRVESYFSKNQLGKFDKTKPALEITKEFGKTDLEKLPSELIANLEKIFSSVNTIMK, from the coding sequence TTGAGATTAATAAAATTTAGAATATTTCGTTATCGTTCAATAGAGGATTCAGGAGAAATACCTGTAGATGAGAAAATTACTACCTTTGTAGGAATTAATGAAAGTGGAAAAACTAATGCTTTACGTGCATTAAGAAAATTAAACAATAAAGCTGATACAAAATTCAATAGGTTGACCGAACAACCTGTCTGGCATTTTAGAAATTTTGATGAAAATGAAATTTTTATTACTGCCACATTTTCTATAGAGAAGGCAGAAAGAGACGAAATAAAAGAAATAGATGAAAATTATGGGAATTTGCAAGAAATTTCTTTTAGTAGAAAAAAGAATATGGATTTAATTTGTCATTTTGAAGAAAATGACCAACTTGCAATTCCTTATTCAAAATTCAATGTTGAATATATTCAACCAATCAAATCCATAATTGAAGGGATTAATGTAACTACATTTGAAAATGGTGAAGCATTAGTCAACAATGTTTTAAGTTCTATTGAGCAAATAGGCGAGGGATTAGAAGATGATCTAAACGTTAGAAAACAATCAATTTTAGATCAGATAAAAACAAAAATTGACGCGGTTACACCTCATTTAGATGCAATTTCTCCTCATCACGATAATTCTGAAATAGAAACAATTCTAAAAAAAATTGAAGATGATGTAAAACCTGACAATGGGGAGGAAGTAAAAAATTTCTTAATAAGTAAACTGCCACGATTCATTTATTTCGAAAATATAGGTGTACTAGACAGCCGCATCAATCTTCAAACGTTGGTTGACGATATTAAAACAGGTGACTTAACAGAACAAGAACTTACTGCAAAAACATTGTTAGATTTAGCTAATTTAGATGCAATTGAACTGTTAAAGTTAAGTTCCGAAGAAAAGAAAAGTCAGCCCAGAATAATTCAGGACAAGGATACTTTATCTCAATTATGCAATCAAGCATCATTAAGTCTTAGCAGAGAGATGGATGACATATGGAATCAAAATGAACATGATGTGCAAATCGAAGTTAATGGGAATTTTTTGAGATTATGGGTAACTAATAGGCAAGACAGATTAAGATTACAATTAGAAGAAAGAAGTAGAGGTTATCAATGGTATTTTTCGTTTTATGTTGTATTTAATGTGGAGTCTGAAGGAAGGCATAAAGATTCAATATTATTATTAGATGAACCTGCATTGTTTCTTCATGCTTTGGGCCAAGAAGATTTCTTAACAAAGGCATTACCGCAGCTATCCCAAAAAAATCAAATCATCTATACTACTCATTCCCCATTTTTACTCGACTTAACTAAACCATTTTCAATACACACGGTAACATTAGATAAAGAATCTTCAAGACGCGAATCACATATTTCAAAAGAACATTGGGCAACAGACAGAGATGCGTTATTCCCATTACAATCTGCTGTAGGATATCATCTTGCACAATCAATGTTTATTGGAAAGAATAGTATGATTGTAGAAGGATTAACTGATTTCTGGTTACTTAGTAGTGCTTCAGCTGTTTTTGAAGCAAATGGCAAAGCAGGTTTTAACAAAAATTTTGTTTTTAGTCCTGCTGGAGGCGGCACAAAAACCATTATTTTGGCAAAAACTTACGTTTCACAAGAATTGAATGTAGGTGTTCTTTTAGATTCAGACAATGAAGGTAAAATTACAAAAGAAAAATTGGTTCGTGAACAAATTTTGAAAAGTAATAAAATTTTAACACTGGGAGACGTGCTTGAAAAACAAGGAGTTACGATGTCTTTGGAAGATATATTCCCTGAAGATTACTATCTAAAATTTGTAAAACAAGCATACAAAGATGTCATAGGAGAGAAGGAAATTAAATTAGAAAGTGATAACCCCATGATGGTAAAACGTGTTGAATCATATTTTTCAAAAAATCAATTAGGAAAATTTGACAAAACAAAACCTGCATTGGAAATTACTAAAGAATTTGGAAAAACAGATCTTGAAAAACTTCCATCTGAATTGATTGCTAATCTTGAAAAAATATTTTCAAGTGTCAACACTATTATGAAATGA
- a CDS encoding DUF6659 family protein, producing the protein MAAKKKIDLLEIVQKIINLDSKMRFAAIIDPKGNIREAIMKTGKTSLKSQREEEHFCKQVAQRRSMRKEFDKSLGKVRYVHVEREKVSQMVVYARRNIIYFTMEPEMPINTKIRLITKIKKFTTDL; encoded by the coding sequence ATGGCAGCAAAAAAGAAAATTGATCTGCTTGAAATTGTTCAAAAAATCATAAACTTAGACTCTAAAATGAGATTTGCAGCAATAATTGATCCTAAAGGCAATATTCGAGAGGCTATCATGAAAACTGGTAAAACTAGTCTAAAATCCCAAAGGGAGGAAGAACATTTTTGCAAGCAAGTTGCACAAAGACGTTCTATGAGAAAGGAATTTGATAAATCTCTTGGTAAGGTAAGATATGTCCATGTTGAACGGGAAAAAGTTTCTCAAATGGTAGTGTATGCAAGAAGAAACATTATCTATTTTACAATGGAGCCTGAAATGCCAATAAATACAAAAATTAGATTAATTACAAAAATTAAAAAATTCACAACAGATCTTTAG
- a CDS encoding DUF5615 family PIN-like protein: MKILVDENLDGMDERLKEHGYDAQSVRKLKMTGKKLGSDYSIINYARENNMIIVTKDTEFRIASEENNFPLILLDDEEILKVIIEKLKDFN; the protein is encoded by the coding sequence ATGAAAATTCTTGTAGATGAAAACTTGGATGGAATGGATGAACGCCTAAAAGAACATGGATATGATGCGCAAAGTGTACGAAAATTAAAAATGACTGGAAAAAAACTCGGTTCAGATTATTCTATAATTAATTATGCGCGTGAAAATAATATGATAATTGTTACCAAAGATACAGAATTTAGAATAGCAAGCGAAGAAAATAATTTTCCATTGATCTTACTTGATGATGAAGAAATTCTTAAAGTAATTATTGAAAAACTAAAAGATTTTAATTAA
- a CDS encoding formate--phosphoribosylaminoimidazolecarboxamide ligase family protein — protein sequence MIKSSEIKKIVNDYSDVKIGVLGSHSALEIMDGAKDEDFQTRVFCQKGREGPYQRFSRIADEITVLNKFKDMASAKIQKELRDSNTIIVPHRSLTVYLGYKTIENSFKVPIFGNRKLFQAEERTAKKGQYYLLEKAKIKYPKLFKDPKRINKPCIVKVQEKNRPLERAFFTVSSYKDYVKKSEERVKQGVIARKDLEKASIEELAIGTYMNFNFFHTPISEQVDFIGIERRLQTNIHDYNALPAQQQLDIDVDLQNIEVGHTPASIRESLLEKVFKMGDKFVRAVKKEYTPGIIGPFSLQSVITKDLELIVYDVSLRVPGNPIVATTSPYTKYQYGKTFGVGRRIAMEIKRAHEEDRLDEIVT from the coding sequence GTGATTAAAAGTTCTGAGATCAAGAAAATTGTTAATGACTATTCAGATGTAAAGATAGGTGTTCTTGGAAGTCATTCAGCACTTGAGATTATGGATGGCGCAAAAGATGAAGATTTTCAGACAAGAGTATTTTGTCAAAAAGGTAGAGAAGGACCATATCAAAGGTTTAGTAGAATTGCAGATGAAATTACAGTTTTGAATAAATTCAAAGACATGGCTTCAGCTAAAATTCAAAAAGAGTTAAGAGATTCAAATACAATAATTGTACCACATCGTTCCCTTACTGTTTATCTGGGGTACAAAACAATTGAAAATTCTTTCAAAGTACCAATTTTTGGAAACAGAAAATTATTCCAAGCTGAAGAGAGAACTGCAAAAAAAGGTCAGTATTATCTTTTAGAAAAAGCCAAAATAAAATATCCAAAATTATTCAAGGATCCTAAGAGAATCAATAAACCTTGTATCGTAAAAGTACAAGAAAAGAACAGGCCTCTAGAAAGAGCATTCTTTACTGTATCATCATACAAGGATTATGTTAAAAAATCTGAAGAGAGAGTTAAACAAGGGGTCATAGCTAGAAAGGATCTAGAAAAGGCAAGTATTGAAGAATTAGCAATTGGCACATACATGAATTTTAATTTCTTCCACACACCAATTTCAGAACAAGTTGATTTTATTGGAATTGAGAGAAGACTTCAAACAAATATTCATGACTACAATGCACTTCCTGCACAACAACAATTAGACATTGATGTGGATTTACAAAACATCGAAGTGGGTCACACACCTGCAAGTATCAGAGAATCTCTTTTAGAAAAAGTATTCAAAATGGGAGACAAATTTGTTAGAGCAGTAAAGAAGGAATACACTCCAGGAATAATTGGACCATTCTCACTTCAAAGTGTAATTACAAAGGATTTAGAATTGATTGTATATGATGTTTCATTGCGTGTTCCAGGAAATCCAATTGTTGCCACTACTAGCCCATATACAAAATATCAATATGGAAAAACATTCGGAGTTGGAAGAAGGATTGCAATGGAAATAAAACGAGCACATGAAGAAGATAGATTAGATGAAATAGTTACGTAA
- a CDS encoding CBS domain-containing protein → MSSNPERAVSYVLNKYVTEYMDKDVLILSQNTLTREAARMLRHYETDDIIITDENRVPVGIVTDEDILSKVSDVTVYAEATKLKDIMSTPLVTINEKATLQDALHKMRDNNIRKLPILTKKNEVVGMIFQTTIANVIRDATAAEPRLLSPPVKAVLGNLGFVLQFAGVLLLVPAIVATILEDTTTATGIYLTTVLLLVTGFFLNSYGEKSSLNLQQASILVFSSLFLLSLFGTVPYLYVLPSDETNVEVFGNAFFSSAAGFTTGGISLFDEPENLTQSFTFYRSYTQLIGGMSFIYLVITAFYPESKLQSMRGFISGRTLHMKELFSTITVIFAVYIIIVAMLLYFFGQDNLLDDFSLAMSTLATGGFVPSSTIVENLGWQEQVILMGAMILGALPFTFHYAFVRKKFLAPKLGKEVLTYFAILSGATVLFIGISGLEPLESAFYSVSASTTAGLQLQSLAGLNGVAHSILIILMFIGGCGFSTAGGLKIFRLFHLRNCRSFFSSIKRNELPTQTKKEVISTLIIIALFPTISAITGLHLAESENVPFQDAFFEAAGVITTGGLSAGVIDFDTDPATKIVLAFLMIFGRLEIIAIIYIFVPRLS, encoded by the coding sequence ATGTCAAGTAATCCAGAACGAGCTGTTTCGTATGTACTAAACAAGTACGTTACAGAATACATGGACAAGGATGTTTTGATTCTAAGCCAGAATACTCTAACCAGGGAAGCAGCAAGGATGCTACGACATTATGAAACAGATGACATCATCATTACAGATGAAAACAGAGTGCCAGTTGGAATTGTCACAGATGAGGATATTCTAAGTAAAGTAAGTGATGTTACAGTCTATGCAGAAGCGACAAAATTAAAAGACATTATGAGTACACCACTTGTCACAATAAATGAAAAAGCTACATTACAAGATGCATTACACAAAATGAGAGACAACAACATTAGAAAATTACCAATTTTAACAAAAAAGAACGAAGTTGTAGGGATGATTTTTCAAACTACAATTGCAAATGTTATCAGAGATGCAACTGCTGCTGAACCTCGATTATTGAGCCCTCCAGTAAAAGCAGTACTTGGAAATCTAGGGTTTGTTTTACAATTTGCAGGAGTTCTATTACTTGTCCCAGCTATAGTTGCAACAATTTTAGAAGATACAACAACTGCCACAGGAATTTATCTTACAACTGTTTTGTTGTTAGTGACAGGTTTCTTTCTTAATTCTTATGGCGAGAAATCTAGTTTAAACCTACAACAGGCGTCAATATTGGTCTTTTCAAGCCTGTTTTTGCTGTCTCTGTTTGGAACTGTTCCATATCTGTATGTTTTGCCAAGTGATGAGACCAATGTAGAGGTATTTGGAAATGCGTTCTTTTCAAGTGCTGCAGGATTTACCACAGGAGGAATATCACTATTTGATGAGCCTGAAAATCTTACTCAGAGTTTTACCTTTTATCGTAGCTATACACAACTCATCGGAGGAATGAGTTTCATTTATTTGGTAATTACAGCATTTTATCCAGAATCAAAATTGCAATCAATGCGTGGCTTTATCTCAGGAAGAACACTACATATGAAGGAGCTTTTCTCAACAATTACTGTAATCTTTGCAGTATACATCATAATTGTTGCAATGTTGTTGTATTTCTTTGGACAAGACAATCTACTTGATGATTTCTCATTAGCTATGAGTACACTTGCGACAGGAGGATTTGTTCCATCATCTACAATTGTTGAGAACTTAGGGTGGCAAGAACAAGTAATCTTGATGGGAGCAATGATACTTGGCGCATTACCATTTACATTCCACTATGCATTTGTAAGAAAAAAATTCCTTGCACCAAAATTAGGAAAAGAGGTTCTCACATATTTTGCAATATTAAGTGGCGCCACAGTATTATTTATTGGAATAAGTGGACTAGAACCATTAGAGAGTGCATTTTATTCAGTATCAGCTAGCACAACAGCAGGTCTTCAACTCCAAAGTTTAGCAGGGCTAAATGGAGTTGCACATTCAATATTGATAATTTTGATGTTCATTGGAGGTTGTGGATTTTCAACTGCAGGAGGTCTAAAAATTTTCAGATTATTCCATCTTAGAAATTGTAGATCATTTTTCAGTAGCATAAAAAGAAATGAACTCCCAACTCAAACAAAGAAGGAGGTAATATCTACGCTAATAATCATAGCATTATTTCCAACAATATCTGCAATTACAGGATTACACCTTGCAGAAAGTGAAAATGTACCATTTCAAGATGCATTTTTTGAAGCAGCAGGTGTAATTACTACTGGAGGACTATCTGCAGGAGTCATAGATTTTGATACAGACCCAGCTACAAAGATTGTTTTAGCATTTTTGATGATATTTGGAAGGTTGGAAATAATTGCAATCATATACATTTTTGTGCCCAGACTTAGTTAA
- a CDS encoding UbiX family flavin prenyltransferase, with translation MKLVIGITGSTGVIYGIRMLETLKKLDIETHLIISEWGEKCIPMETEFTSDYVKSLATNVSDEKNMASSVSSGTHRIDGMIVAPCSMKTLSAIANGYDDTLVARAAGVTIKESRKLILMVRETPLSAIHLENMLKLSRLGVVILPPVTEFYTKPKSIDDIVNHGVGKCLDQFDIEHNLYPRWGTL, from the coding sequence TTGAAACTAGTAATTGGAATAACTGGAAGTACTGGAGTTATCTATGGAATTCGAATGCTTGAAACTTTGAAAAAATTAGACATTGAGACTCATTTGATAATTTCTGAATGGGGAGAAAAATGTATTCCAATGGAAACTGAATTTACGTCTGATTATGTAAAATCACTTGCAACCAATGTCTCAGATGAAAAAAATATGGCATCTAGTGTTTCTAGTGGCACTCATAGAATTGACGGAATGATTGTTGCCCCATGTAGCATGAAAACATTATCTGCAATTGCAAACGGTTATGACGATACACTTGTTGCCCGAGCAGCTGGAGTCACAATAAAAGAATCAAGAAAATTAATTTTAATGGTAAGGGAGACTCCTCTATCTGCAATTCATCTAGAAAATATGTTAAAGCTTTCAAGATTGGGGGTTGTTATTTTACCTCCTGTGACTGAATTTTATACCAAACCTAAATCTATTGATGATATTGTAAATCATGGTGTTGGAAAATGTCTGGACCAATTTGACATAGAACACAATTTATACCCTCGATGGGGTACTCTCTAA